The genome window CAGTCTTTGAGGCGTTGCGGATAGTGGTCGTCGTTCATCGGAATGGGTTCTATTCCGTAGCGTATGTCGTACTCCAGTTCTTCCTCTGCGCGTTTTCGGGCTTCTTCGCAGTTCTGGATAGCGCTCACGAGTTTATCCGAGGCATCGGGGAGGATGTCTCTTAGGTTGTTCTTATGCTCCAGGATGAGCGTGGCGGAGCCTACCTTTCTGTATAGCTCCAGCATTCCTGCCAGGCTGAAGTAATTGAGCCTTGTTAAAAGTATAGTATTTAATATTTCCTGTTGGTCACCCATAATCTTAAAAATAATAATTAATAAATGAAAAAAGAATAAAGCAGCAAGCAGCAGTCAGCAAGCAGCAGCAAGCATAGCTCCCTCTTGCCCCCGTTCCGAGCGATTCCAGCGCTCGTCCCCCTTTATCTCTTCAAGTATTCATACCCTATCCTGCACCTCAGGCATTCCTTCCTGTCGCAGTATTCCTTCTTCAGCTGTATGAGCGCCTGGCTATCCCCGGCGTTCTCCACCGGCAGCCCGCATTGCTTCCACATCCTTACTATGTGGTTATTCTCGGCCTTCAGCTCCTCCAGGAAGTCGAAGGCGCGGTCGCAGTATTTCTCCTCTCCCCGGTGCCTTCCATAGGCAAAGAGGATGGGAACCACGGTGTTGATGATGAGCAGATTGAGCGAGAAAGGGGAGAGATGCTTCTCGTTACGGATGCTCGTGCTGCCGAAGGTATAATGGGTTTCCCAATACTCCGTAACGCTGGTTGAGAGCACCTGCTTCGCCTCCTTCACCGTGCTTGCCTCGAGCAGCTGGCTGAGGCTGGCCCGGCGGTTATAATAAAGATTGGCTAACTGCGAGATGCGGATGTGAGGGAAGTTCTGCGGACGCAGGCGCAGGAAGCGCCACTGCTTGTAATCCATCGGCTGCAGTGAGAATTTATGCGAGAGATAGAGATATTCGTTCCTCAACCGGGAGAAATACCCGTCGTTCAGTGCGTCTTTCTGATATCTTTCGGGAATGGTGTTCAGCTCCAGCAGTCCGGCTTGCCCCAGGAAGATGGCTTCTATCTGGAAGAGGTCGTCGCGATGATGGTCTACGGCTCTCAGCGGCAGATGGTAAGCCCACTGCTCGAACGCGTCGCCGTTGATTCCGAACCCGTAGTTGCGCGCCAGGGTCACGAAGTAGGCGTTCTCCCAATCGCCGTTACATTGCTTCACGCGCGCCTCTATTGCATCGGTTTTCTGAGATAAGCGCTCGGTTTGCAGGGCGCTCATCCAACTGTGCACGGTGAGGCGGGTGAGCGATGGGATAATCTGGTAGCAGGGAGGATACTGGTCGATGCTCAGCAGTTCCTGATAATGTTTCGATACGTTTTCGGGGATGTCGAGCTGCAACTGCACGAGGGGCTCGCCTTTCGAGTTCTTGGCTTCTACATCGATGGTTCCGCAAACGTGCAGGATGACGTTGTCGTAGCGTTCATCCTTATCATGTCCGTGCACATACCAGTCGCTTGCCTTGTCGTGAATCTCCACGTTTCCCACCCATAGGGTTCCGTTGAGTTTGATTTTGGCATTGAAGAAATCGGGCCCTGCATTGCGGTTGTGCAGTCCGGGGTCAATTACTTCCACAGCCTGGTGCCAGGTGGTGGTGAGTGGAGAGAGTGGGAAGAGCTTGTGCTTCCACACGTAGTGAAGGAGTTGCTCCATATTGTTTCGGCTTTTATGGTTTATAGGATTGCCTCTTTCGGAACGCAAGTTCTTCGCTCGTGTGCGGAAGGGGGGTATTGAAAAATCAGCTGTTAACTGTTAACCTGTTAACCTTGGGATGAGAAATATTTCTCGAATGCCTTGTCGTAGTCCTCGCTGTTGCCCAGCTTTCCGTTGATGAGGCAGACGAGCTCTACGGTTGCCTTGAGGCAGAGTTTCTCGTCCTTGGCACGGAAGATGTCCTGATGGAAAACATATCTCACGCCCTGCTTCTCCAGCCACAGACGCGAGAAGAATTCATCATCGCATTGCAGCGGAACCTTATACTGCAGGTTCATTCTCGCCACCACAGCATCCACGCCCTTGTTGTGCATTTCGGCAAAACTGAGGCCGCATTCCTTCAGAAAGAGATGGCGGGTATGTTCCATGTAGTGCAGATAGTTGGCATTGTTCACGATGCCCTCAATATCGCACTCATAATCTCTTACTTCCATCTTCGTCTCAAAAATATATCTGCTCATAATTTTCTCTTTTTTAGTTACTAAATGAGGCTAAAAGCCTTAAATCACTGCAAAAATAACCAAAATTTTCTATTTATTATTATAATAACAAGGATTTTTCAAGGTTTTTCGAAGAAAAATGTGTATTTTTGCCGAATAGAACAAATAAAAAATAGATAAAGATGAAAATTGCTTTGATCGGCTACGGAAAGATGGGACACATGATCGAGGAGATCGCCCTGCAGCGTGGCCACGAAATTGTTTGTAAGATTGACGTGAATAACCCTCAAGACATCGACAGCTCGGAGTTCTGCTCTGCCGATGTTGCCATTGAGTTTACCAACCCTACTGCCGCCTACGGCAACTATCTGAAGGCTTTCTCTCACAACGTGAAGGTGGTTTCAGGTTCTACAGGTTGGATGAAAGACCATAAGGAAGACGTGGAGAAGCTCTGCGCCGATGGTAAGCAGACCCTCTTCTGGGCGTCTAACTTCAGCATCGGTGTAGCCATTTTCTCTGCCGTAAACCGTTATCTGGCTAAAATCATGAATGGTTTCCCACAGTACTCAGTATGCATGCAGGAAACCCACCACGTTCATAAGCTCGATGCGCCATCTGGAACAGCCATCACCCTTGCCGAGGAAATCATCGACAACATCGACAGAAAGAAGGATTGGAAGCGTGGCGTAACTTACTGGACTGAGGATGGCCATCACGATGAGGGCGATGCAAACATCACCGATGAGGATTTGGTTATCAACTGCGTACGCGATGGCGAGGTTCCGGGAATCCACGCCGTGATGTATGACAGCGATGCTGATATGATTACCATCGAGCACAGTGCCCATTCACGCAAGGGTTTCGCCCTGGGAGCCGTTCTCGCAGCCGAGTTTACAGCCAACCATTCCGGCTTGCTCACCACATCAGATTTATTTAAGTTCTAAGCAGAAGTTATGATAGATAAAGAGAAACAAAAACTCAATATGAAGGTACAGTGGGCGAAGTTCGCAGTGGTTCTCGCCCTCTATCTTCTCTTTCTGGTTTGGGTAGAAAGTTGGCTGGGACTCATCGTGGTTCCATTCATCTTCGATGTTTACATCACCAAGAAGATTCACTGGCAGTGGTGGAAGGATGAGGAAGGTCCTATCCGTTTCATCATGAGCTGGGTAGATGCGCTGGTGTTCGCGCTCGTAGCGGTTTATTTCATCAACCTCTTCTTCTTCCAGAACTACGTCATTCCGTCTTCCTCTCTCGAAAAGAGTCTCCTTACGGGCGACTATCTCTTTGTGAGCAAGGTAAGCTATGGTCCTCGTATCCCTGAAACTCCGCTCACCATGCCGCTCACCCAGCACACCATGCCGCTGGTCAACGTGAAGAGCTACGTGGAGTGGCCTCACTGGGATTACCGCCGCGTAAAGGGTTTGGGCAACGTGAAGCTCAACGACATCGTGGTGTTCAACTATCCTGCAGGCGATACGCTCGTCAATGAGGAGCGCTATCAGGCGAATGATTACTATCAGATGGTTTACAGCATCGGCGACCAGCTGATGCAGCAGAACGGACAGGAAAAGGATGTACGTGCGATGAACCCATTGCAGCAGCGCCACTATTTTGAGCAGGTTTATGCTACAGGCCGCAACTACATCAGCAGTATGCCGGGCGAATATGGCGACATTATCAGCCGTCCTACCGACCGCCGCGAGAACTATGTAAAGCGCTGCGTGGGCTTGCCTGGTCAGACCCTGCAGATCAAGAACCGCATCGTTTATCTGAACGGAAAGGCGAACAAGGAGCCTGATAACGTGCAGTATACTTATAAGATGAAGCTCAAGGGCGAGTTCCCTATCGACCTTGCCGATGAGCTGGGAATCACCAACGAAGACCTGCTGATGTATAATCAGAGCGGCGTGATTCCACTCACCAAGAAGGCTTATCTGGCGCTGAAGGCGAACAGAAACCTCGTAGAGAGCATCTCTATCAATACGGATGCAACCTATGGCGACCTCTATCCGCTCAACGCCTATACCGGCTGGACAAGAGATAATTACGGTCCGGTTTGGATTCCGAAGAAGGGCGAGAGCATCGCTCTGACGCTGAAGAATCTGCCTGTATACGAGCGTTGCATCAAGGTTTACGAGGGCAACGACCTGAAGGTAGACAACGCTGGCCGCATCTTCATCAACGGCAAGCTGGCGAAGAGTTACACCTTCAAGCTCGACTACTACTGGATGATGGGCGACAACCGCCACAACTCAGCCGACAGCCGCTACTGGGGTTTCGTGCCTGAGGATCACATCGTGGGCAAGCCTATCTTTATCTGGTGGAGCCACAGCCCAGATCATCCGGGCTTCTCAGGCATCCGTTGGAACCGCCTCTTCACTTTCGTAGACAATATTAAGTAAGAAAAAAGAAATAAGAATTGAAGACTGCCGTCAAATTCCTAATAGCATTGGTGTTGTCGCTGCTCCTGGCTTGGGCAGTGCGTACCTATGTTTTCACTATCTTCTCGGTGCCTCAGGGTGGGCTTCCGCCCCAGCTGAAGGCAGGCAACCGGGTGATAGTGAACAGGATTGACTGCGAAAATTTCGGGCGTGGCGATGTGGTTGTTTTCACCGATACGGTGGTTTACCAGCCCAAGAACCAGCGCCGCAAGCGCGTCTTCGAGTCTCATTTCATAGGCAGGATAGAGAAGCTTCCTGGCGATACGCTGCGCATCGACACCGTGCAGTTCGTCATCCCAACCGTATGCTGCAAGCGCTGCGGCTGCAAGGATTGCCGCTTCTATCTCTTGAAGACGCCAACCGGCCAGCAGCTCGTCCACAAGCACCAGATGATAGGCAAAGCCCATAAGCTGTTCTAGCTTCCTCGCTCCGCTGCCCCCTCGCTCTCTCGTGCTGCTCGCCGCTGCTTAGAGCTCCGCTGTTCCTCGCTTCAGCTTGCTGCATCCTGGAGTCCCGCCGGAAGCTTGTCCCCCGTCTGCCCCCGTTCCGAGCGATTCCATCGCTCGTCCCCCTCTTCATCATTAACCCTTCATAACAAAGCAGAAATTGAAAGCCCTTCTTTCCTCCACATATTTCGGCCCCATCCAGTGGTACCAGAAGCTGAACCGCTACGATGAATGCCTGATAGAGCGCCACGAGAGCTTTATCAAGCAAACCTATCGTAACCGTATGATCATCCCTACCACCAACGGCCCCCTCTCGCTCACCATCCCCACCAATCACGACATCTCTCTGTCGATGAAGGACATCCGCATCTCCGACCACGCCAACTGGCGCCACGTGCATTGGAATGCGCTCCTTTCCGCCTATGGCGAGAGCCCTTTCTTCGAGTATTACCAGGACGACATCCGCCCCTTCTACGAGAAGAAATACGAGTTCCTCTTCGATTTCAACATGGAGACAACCGAGAAGATGATAGAGCTCCTCGACATCCGTCCAAAGATAAGCGTTACTGATGAATACGTTTTAAGTGAAGAACGAAAAGTGAAGAGTGAAGAACGAAAAGTGAAGAGTGAAGAAACAACGTTCGGCGACCGAAGGGAAAGCCAATTCAATAGCCCTGAGGCGCAAGCCCAATTCAACATTCAACACTCAACATTCAACACTCAGATAAGTGATTTCCGCGATGCGATTCGCCCCAAGAAACCGCTTCCTGACCCCGAATTCGAGTCGAAGCGCTATTACCAGGTTTACGGGCAGAAACACGGTTTTCAGCCCAATATGAGCATCCTTGACCTCCTTTTCAATGAAGGCAACGAGGCGATATTCTTCCTGT of Segatella copri contains these proteins:
- a CDS encoding S26 family signal peptidase translates to MIDKEKQKLNMKVQWAKFAVVLALYLLFLVWVESWLGLIVVPFIFDVYITKKIHWQWWKDEEGPIRFIMSWVDALVFALVAVYFINLFFFQNYVIPSSSLEKSLLTGDYLFVSKVSYGPRIPETPLTMPLTQHTMPLVNVKSYVEWPHWDYRRVKGLGNVKLNDIVVFNYPAGDTLVNEERYQANDYYQMVYSIGDQLMQQNGQEKDVRAMNPLQQRHYFEQVYATGRNYISSMPGEYGDIISRPTDRRENYVKRCVGLPGQTLQIKNRIVYLNGKANKEPDNVQYTYKMKLKGEFPIDLADELGITNEDLLMYNQSGVIPLTKKAYLALKANRNLVESISINTDATYGDLYPLNAYTGWTRDNYGPVWIPKKGESIALTLKNLPVYERCIKVYEGNDLKVDNAGRIFINGKLAKSYTFKLDYYWMMGDNRHNSADSRYWGFVPEDHIVGKPIFIWWSHSPDHPGFSGIRWNRLFTFVDNIK
- a CDS encoding acyl-CoA thioesterase → MSRYIFETKMEVRDYECDIEGIVNNANYLHYMEHTRHLFLKECGLSFAEMHNKGVDAVVARMNLQYKVPLQCDDEFFSRLWLEKQGVRYVFHQDIFRAKDEKLCLKATVELVCLINGKLGNSEDYDKAFEKYFSSQG
- a CDS encoding DUF2851 family protein, with translation MEQLLHYVWKHKLFPLSPLTTTWHQAVEVIDPGLHNRNAGPDFFNAKIKLNGTLWVGNVEIHDKASDWYVHGHDKDERYDNVILHVCGTIDVEAKNSKGEPLVQLQLDIPENVSKHYQELLSIDQYPPCYQIIPSLTRLTVHSWMSALQTERLSQKTDAIEARVKQCNGDWENAYFVTLARNYGFGINGDAFEQWAYHLPLRAVDHHRDDLFQIEAIFLGQAGLLELNTIPERYQKDALNDGYFSRLRNEYLYLSHKFSLQPMDYKQWRFLRLRPQNFPHIRISQLANLYYNRRASLSQLLEASTVKEAKQVLSTSVTEYWETHYTFGSTSIRNEKHLSPFSLNLLIINTVVPILFAYGRHRGEEKYCDRAFDFLEELKAENNHIVRMWKQCGLPVENAGDSQALIQLKKEYCDRKECLRCRIGYEYLKR
- the dapB gene encoding 4-hydroxy-tetrahydrodipicolinate reductase; amino-acid sequence: MKIALIGYGKMGHMIEEIALQRGHEIVCKIDVNNPQDIDSSEFCSADVAIEFTNPTAAYGNYLKAFSHNVKVVSGSTGWMKDHKEDVEKLCADGKQTLFWASNFSIGVAIFSAVNRYLAKIMNGFPQYSVCMQETHHVHKLDAPSGTAITLAEEIIDNIDRKKDWKRGVTYWTEDGHHDEGDANITDEDLVINCVRDGEVPGIHAVMYDSDADMITIEHSAHSRKGFALGAVLAAEFTANHSGLLTTSDLFKF
- a CDS encoding WbqC family protein, encoding MKALLSSTYFGPIQWYQKLNRYDECLIERHESFIKQTYRNRMIIPTTNGPLSLTIPTNHDISLSMKDIRISDHANWRHVHWNALLSAYGESPFFEYYQDDIRPFYEKKYEFLFDFNMETTEKMIELLDIRPKISVTDEYVLSEERKVKSEERKVKSEETTFGDRRESQFNSPEAQAQFNIQHSTFNTQISDFRDAIRPKKPLPDPEFESKRYYQVYGQKHGFQPNMSILDLLFNEGNEAIFFL
- a CDS encoding S26 family signal peptidase, which gives rise to MKTAVKFLIALVLSLLLAWAVRTYVFTIFSVPQGGLPPQLKAGNRVIVNRIDCENFGRGDVVVFTDTVVYQPKNQRRKRVFESHFIGRIEKLPGDTLRIDTVQFVIPTVCCKRCGCKDCRFYLLKTPTGQQLVHKHQMIGKAHKLF